From one Neofelis nebulosa isolate mNeoNeb1 chromosome 4, mNeoNeb1.pri, whole genome shotgun sequence genomic stretch:
- the MEX3D gene encoding RNA-binding protein MEX3D — protein sequence MALGVGAPGCSREPAGQGAPSRETPPPTWRRCGLWQHPPAGAPPEVGRGIGGRAGACAGRGAAGACEAWAARGAARAGGRGPRAPTCARARARARHVTAPRPARACALPAPHCWPRARHGAGRRRPEEGGGRAGGREAASAPPPPPPPAPPPPPPPPSPRRRAASRVAPPRRPRPEQPRAAAPPAAPAPPLDAGGRRPSSQRRSAAAARAAAAAARAAGGREAGARARALAPPCPAPRASPTAAAATPARARPPRPRRPRRRRPLPEGAEEAAPDDAAAAAAALRLALDQLSGLGLGGAGGPDDEGAAAGGGDGGAAAAGGADGGAAAEPAPPDGPEAGAPAVAEAVAPGSLPLLEPDVSPPPPRPSPPDVFAGFAPHPAALGPSTLLAEQMNVIGSRKKSVNMTECVPVPSSEHVAEIVGRQGCKIKALRAKTNTYIKTPVRGEEPVFIVTGRKEDVEMAKREILSAAEHFSVIRATRSKAGGLPGAAQGPPHLPGQTTIQVRVPYRVVGLVVGPKGATIKRIQQRTHTYIVTPGRDKEPVFAVTGMPENVDRAREEIEAHITLRTGAFTDAGPDSDFHANGTDVCLDLLGTAAGLWAKAPNPGRRPPAPTAGLRGDAALGAPGGPEAFYAGGRGGPPVPEAGPASPYGGAGGAGGGGGGGGGGGGSGNGGFSFGGDGPGAPSGPPAPEDRDFGFDFLALDLTVPAAATIWAPFERAAPLPNFSGCSAVNGAPAPPAPGARRSSGTGSPRHSPTLPEPAALGLELPLARRGGAADPVGALGWRPAPGSLPAFPAATSLPGGAAAAACPPLDSSPSEGGRKPPAAAAPALARECVVCAEGEVMAALVPCGHNLFCMDCAVRICGKSEPECPACRTPATQAIHIFS from the exons ATGGCTTTGGGGGTGGGCGCACCGGGCTGCTCTCGGGAGCCCGCGGGCCAGGGCGCCCCCAGTCGGGAAACACCGCCACCCACCTGGCGGAGGTGCGGGCTCTGGCAGCACCCCCCCGCCGGGGCACCCCCGGAGGTCGGGAGGGGAATTGGGGGAAGGGCGGGTGCGtgcgcggggaggggggcagcgggCGCGTGCGAGGCCTGGGCAGCGAGAGGAGCCGCGCGCGCAGGGGGCCGCGGCCCGCGGGCACCTACctgcgcccgcgcccgcgcccgcgcccgccaCGTGACCGCGCCCCGCCCGGCGCGCGCGTGCGCCTTGCCGGCGCCCCATTGTTGGCCGCGCGCGCGTcacggggcggggcggcggcggccggaggagggcggcgggcgggcgggcgggagggAAGCAGCgtccgcgccgccgccgccgccgccgcccgcgccgccgccgccgccgccgccgccgagcccCCGCCGCCGAGCAGCAAGCAGAGTCgcgccgccccgccgcccgcggCCCGAGCagccccgcgccgccgccccgcccgccgcgcccgccccgccgcTGGATGCCGGGGGCCGGCGGCCCAGCTCTCAGAGGCGgagcgcggcggcggcgcgggcggcggcggcggcggcgcgggcggccgGCGGCCGAGAGGCAGGGGCGCGGGCCCGAGCGCTAGCGCCGCCATGCCCGGCTCCACGGGCCAGcccgacggcggcggcggcgacccCAGCCCgcgcccgccccccccgcccccgccgcccccgccgccgccgccccctgCCCGAGGGCGCCGAGGAGGCCGCGCCCGACGACGcggccgctgccgccgccgcgcTGCGCCTGGCGCTGGACCAGCTctcggggctggggctggggggcgcgGGCGGCCCGGACGACGAGGGGGCGGCCGCGGGCGGCGGGGacggcggggcggcggcggcgggcggcgcggaCGGCGGGGCGGCGGCCGAGCCCGCGCCCCCCGACGGGCCCGAGGCGGGCGCACCCGCGGTGGCCGAGGCGGTGGCGCCGGGCTCGCTGCCGCTGCTGGAGCCCGACGTGAgcccgccgccgccccggccGTCGCCGCCCGACGTGTTCGCTGGCTTCGCGCCGCACCCCGCGGCCCTCGGCCCCTCGACGCTGCTGGCCGAGCAGATGAACGTGATCGGCAGCCGCAAGAAGAGCGTGAACATGACCGAGTGCGTGCCCGTGCCCAGTTCCGAGCACGTCGCCGAGATCGTGGGTCGCCAGG gGTGCAAGATCAAGGCTCTGCGGGCCAAGACAAACACCTACATCAAGACGCCGGTGCGCGGGGAGGAGCCCGTCTTCATCGTGACCGGCCGCAAGGAGGATGTGGAGATGGCCAAACGCGAGATCCTGTCGGCCGCCGAGCACTTCTCCGTGATCCGCGCCACGCGCAGCAAGGCGGGCGGGCTGCCGGGCGCCGCGCAGGGCCCGCCGCACCTGCCGGGACAGACCACCATCCAGGTGCGCGTGCCCTACCGCGTGGTGGGGCTGGTGGTGGGGCCCAAGGGCGCCACCATCAAGCGCATCCAGCAGCGGACGCACACCTACATCGTGACGCCGGGGCGGGACAAGGAGCCCGTGTTCGCCGTGACGGGCATGCCCGAGAACGTGGACCGGGCGCGCGAGGAGATCGAGGCGCACATCACGCTGCGCACGGGCGCCTTCACGGACGCGGGCCCCGACAGCGACTTCCATGCCAACGGCACCGACGTGTGTCTGGACCTGCTCGGGACGGCCGCCGGCCTCTGGGCCAAGGCCCCCAACCCGGGGCGGCGGCCCCCGGCGCCCACGGCTGGTCTCCGCGGCGACGCGGCCCTGGGCGCGCCGGGGGGCCCCGAGGCCTTCTATGCGGGGGGCCGCGGGGGGCCGCCGGTGCCCGAGGCGGGCCCCGCCAGCCCCTACGGCGGCGCCGGCGGCGccggtggcggtggcggcggaggaggcggcggcggcggctcgggCAACGGGGGCTTCTCCTTCGGCGGCGACGGCCCGGGGGCCCCCTCGGGGCCGCCCGCCCCCGAGGACCGTGACTTCGGCTTCGACTTCCTGGCGCTGGACCTGACCGTGCCCGCCGCGGCCACCATCTGGGCCCCCTTCGAGCGGGCCGCGCCGCTGCCCAACTTCAGCGGCTGCTCGGCCGTCAACGgggcccccgcgccccccgcgccgGGCGCCCGGCGCAGCAGCGGGACCGGCTCGCCGCGCCACTCGCCCACGCTGCCCGAGCCCGCGGCCCTGGGCCTGGAGCTCCCGCTGGCCCGCCGCGGCGGCGCCGCGGACCCGGTGGGCGCCCTGGGCTGGCGGCCGGCGCCGGGCTCGCTGCCGGCCTTCCCCGCCGCCACCTCGTTGCCCGGCGGCGCCGCGGCCGCGGCGTGTCCCCCCCTGGACTCCAGCCCCTCCGAGGGCGGCCGCAAgcccccggccgccgccgccccggcccTGGCGCGCGAGTGCGTGGTGTGCGCCGAGGGCGAGGTGATGGCCGCGCTGGTGCCCTGCGGTCACAACCTCTTCTGCATGGACTGCGCCGTCCGCATCTGCGGCAAGAGCGAGCCCGAGTGCCCCGCCTGCCGCACGCCCGCCACCCAGGCCATTCATATCTTTTCCTAG
- the PLK5 gene encoding inactive serine/threonine-protein kinase PLK5 encodes MEPGPRRRHSCRPPVSVFLRDPNSGRVYRRGKLIGKGAFSRCYKLMDMSTSAVFALKVVPRGGGGAGRLRTLGKVEREIALHSLLRHRNIVAFHGHFADRDHVYMMLEYCSRQSLAHVLEARQTLTEPEVRYYLRGLVSGLCYLHQRRIVHRDLKPSNFFLNKNMVVKIGDLGLAARVGPGGRCHRVLCGTPNFLAPEVISRSGHSCQSDIWALGCIMYTALTGAPPFTAAPLSEMYQNIRAGRYPEPAHLSPNARRLIARLLAPDPAERPSLDRLLRDDFFTQGFTPDRLPARSCHSPPIFTTPQPLRRLVRKVGQLLLAQCRPPPCPCTPNEASDSGGGGSDRDSTEWGGEASLLDREAPRSAVPVYLLTHGTLRSDPAGPKGSQRQEVEAAIRNLLLCLDPSLPAPQDPPGGQQPVLWAPAWVDYSSKYGFGYQLSDGGSGVLLRDGTHMALRPPGDRVCYASARGKLDTFAPRDAPSPLGAKLAVLRLLARHMQRWRREEEGRPVPTPPAAPGHCLLRFLVSDRALLLLFSDGTLQVSCLGDQAHLVLSGQGRELRLTVRERGQRSTAHPLGALRSPSCAPATRQRLLHALHMLQSV; translated from the exons ATGGAACCCGGGCCGCGGCGGCGGCACAGTTGCCGCCCGCCGGTCTCCGTCTTCCTGCGCGACCCGAACTCCGGGCGCGTCTACAGGCGCGGAAAGCTGATCGGCAAG GGTGCCTTCAGCCGCTGCTACAAGCTGATGGACATGTCCACCAGTGCGGTGTTTGCCCTCAAGGTGGTGCCtcgtggtgggggcggggccgggcggctCCGCACCCTGGGGAAG GTGGAACGTGAGATCGCCCTGCACAGCCTCCTGCGACACCGAAACATTGTAGCCTTCCACGGACACTTTGCTGACCGCGATCATGTGTACATGATGCTGGAGTACTGCAGCCGCCAG TCACTGGCCCACGTTCTGGAGGCGCGGCAGACCCTGACGGAGCCCGAGGTGCGCTACTACCTGCGGGGCCTGGTCAGCGGCCTGTGCTACCTGCACCAGCGGCGCATTGTGCACCGCGACCTGAAGCcca gtAACTTCTTCCTGAACAAGAACATGGTGGTAAAGATCGGAGACCTGGGGCTGGCTGCCAGGGTGGGGCCGGGGGGCCGCTGCCACAG AGTGCTCTGCGGGACCCCAAACTTCCTGGCCCCGGAGGTCATCTCCAGGAGTGGACACTCCTGCCAGTCAGACATCTGGGCTCTCGGCTGCATCAT GTACACGGCGCTGACCGGGGCCCCTCCCTTCACGGCGGCTCCCCTGTCGGAGATGTACCAGAACATCAGAGCCGGCCGCTACCCCGAGCCTGCCCACCTGTCCCCCAACGCGCGCCGCCTCATCGCCCGCCTGCTGGCGCCCGACCCCGCGGAGCGGCCCAGCCTGGACCGCCTGTTGCGGGATGACTTCTTCACACAG GGCTTCACCCCGGACCGGCTGCCGGCCCGCTCCTGCCACAGCCCACCCATCTTTACCACGCCCCAGCCTCTACGCAGGCTCGTCCGGAAGGTGGGCCAGCTGCTGCTGGCCCAGTGCCGGCCCCCCCCCT GCCCCTGCACTCCGAACGAGGCCTCGGATTCAGGAGGAGGTGGTTCAGATCGTGACTCCACGGAGTGGGGCGGTGAG gcctccctgtTGGACAGAGAGGCTCCCCGCTCTGCAGTCCCCGTCTACCTGCTCACCCACGGGACCCTCCGGAGTGACCCAGCCG GACCCAAGGGGAGCCAGAGGCAGGAGGTAGAGGCGGCCATCAGGAACTTGCTGCTCTGCCTGGATCCCAGCCTCCCAG CCCCACAGGACCCCCCGGGAGGGCAGCAGCCGGTCCTCTGGGCCCCCGCGTGGGTGGATTATTCCAGCAAGTATGGCTTCGGCTATCAGCTGTCGGATGGGGGCAGCGGTGTCCTGCTTCGGGACGGCACGCACATGGCCCTGCGCCCCCCGGGGGA CCGGGTCTGCTACGCGTCCGCGCGGGGGAAGCTGGACACGTTCGCCCCGAGGGACGCGCCCAGCCCGCTGGGCGCCAAGCTGGCCGTCCTCCGGCTCTTGGCCCGACACATGCAGCGGTGGCGGCGGGAG GAGGAGGGCCGGCCCGTGCCCACCCCCCCGGCGGCCCCCGGCCACTGCCTGCTGCGCTTCCTCGTGTCGGACCGGGCTTTGCTGCTGCTTTTCAGCGACGGGACACTGCAG GTGAGCTGCCTCGGAGACCAGGCTCACCTGGTCCTGAGCGGCCAGGGCCGGGAGCTGCGGCTCACGGTCCGGGAACGCGGCCAGCGCAGCACCGCGCACCCCCTGGGTGCCCTGCGGAGCCCCAGCTGCGCCCCGGCCACCCGGCAGCGCCTTCTCCACGCCCTTCACATGCTGCAGAGCGTCTAG